The Cynocephalus volans isolate mCynVol1 chromosome 2, mCynVol1.pri, whole genome shotgun sequence genome window below encodes:
- the MRPS24 gene encoding small ribosomal subunit protein uS3m — translation MAAPLCGRALGLGQSALSWRRELPCAWRALHTSAVCAKNRAARVRVGKGDKPVSYEEAHAPHYIAHRKGWLSLHTGNLDGEDHAAERTVEDVFLRKFMLGTFPGCLADQVVLKRRANQVEICALILRQLSPHKFYFLVGYSETLLSHFYKCPVRLHLQTVPSKVVYKYI, via the exons ATGGCGGCGCCCTTGTGCGGGCGAGCGCTGGGGCTAGGGCAGTCG GCGCTGTCCTGGAGGCGAGAGCTGCCGTGCGCCTGGCGCGCCTTGCACACCTCCGCGGTCTGCGCCAAG AACCGGGCGGCCCGAGTCCGCGTGGGCAAGGGGGACAAGCCAGTGAGCTACGAGGAGGCGCACGCGCCGCACTACATCGCCCACCGCAAGGGCTGGCTGTCGCTGCACACAG GTAACCTGGATGGAGAGGACCATGCTGCCGAGCGAACAGTGGAGGATGTTTTCCTTCGCAAGTTCATGCTGGGTACCTTCCCAGGCTGCCTGGCTGACCAGGTGGTCCTGAAGCGCCGGGCTAACCAGGTGGAGATCTGTGCCCTGATCCTGAGGCAGCTGTCCCCGCACAAGTTCTATTTCCTCGTGGGCTACAGCGAGACCCTGCTGTCCCACTTTTACAAGTGTCCTGTGCGACTCCACCTCCAAACTGTGCCCTCGAAGGTTGTGTATAAGTACATCTAG